One stretch of Halalkalicoccus sp. NIPERK01 DNA includes these proteins:
- a CDS encoding stage II sporulation protein M, producing the protein MKVTDALDGALSTLVEKPAAVLPAYFVGYGAGTVARTIPLLGLFLAYLLLLVQGRLAPLEEALVATDLDALGEPGPQPVDPDALPTEQLDEALAGLVSPGVVAILGVSILLGLVVWLLVGAAFHAGQIHTVYAALRDRPPVEAGVSGAIGDAKPFVGLALLEYGLYLLVSLVYGLVVFVASAVYAADPGVGLVVAVGAALLAPVWLLSLLAIAAAFVFAPQAVVVDRVGALDGFKRSVGFVRRRPAAFVVYLVVALGLSTAVGGAAALLAVLGVSQVAGLLTLLFVTPFLHLLKTGIYAEDGRIETRPLLSGEGRGVRTRLGDGWAAGTGALRSFTFSKAGLALTGASLLVFGLGTLGGYLAVGEFAVEMGDIEDPTAVFGVFPVGTFAMIAANNWLVAVGQTFAGLVLGAPTVVNLLFNGAIVGIVAGISADLRVVAALVVPHALLEVPALAVSGALGLHLGRAGWRRFRGTLDDATLAAEIRSAFWVLVGLAAVFVVAAFVEAFLTPRIAGWLL; encoded by the coding sequence ATGAAGGTCACCGACGCGCTCGACGGCGCCCTCTCGACGCTGGTCGAAAAGCCCGCGGCGGTCCTCCCGGCGTACTTCGTCGGCTACGGCGCGGGCACCGTCGCGCGGACGATCCCCCTGCTCGGACTCTTTCTCGCCTACCTCCTCCTGCTCGTCCAGGGGCGACTCGCCCCCCTCGAGGAGGCGCTCGTGGCGACCGACCTCGACGCCCTCGGTGAACCGGGTCCCCAACCGGTCGATCCCGATGCCCTCCCGACCGAACAGTTGGACGAGGCGCTCGCGGGCCTCGTCTCGCCGGGCGTCGTGGCGATCCTGGGCGTCTCGATCCTCTTGGGGCTCGTCGTCTGGCTCCTCGTCGGCGCCGCGTTCCACGCGGGGCAGATCCACACCGTCTACGCCGCCCTCCGGGATCGCCCGCCGGTCGAGGCGGGCGTTTCGGGCGCGATCGGGGATGCGAAGCCGTTCGTCGGCCTCGCGCTGCTGGAGTACGGCCTCTACCTCCTCGTGAGTCTGGTCTACGGCCTCGTGGTGTTCGTCGCGAGCGCGGTCTACGCCGCCGATCCGGGGGTCGGTCTCGTGGTCGCGGTCGGGGCGGCGCTGCTGGCCCCGGTATGGCTGCTCTCGCTTCTCGCCATCGCCGCCGCCTTCGTCTTCGCGCCGCAGGCGGTCGTCGTCGACCGCGTGGGCGCCCTCGACGGGTTCAAACGGAGCGTGGGGTTCGTCCGGCGGCGACCCGCCGCGTTCGTCGTCTACCTCGTCGTCGCGCTCGGCCTCTCGACCGCGGTCGGCGGAGCGGCGGCGCTGCTGGCCGTCCTCGGCGTCTCGCAGGTCGCCGGCCTCCTCACGCTGCTGTTCGTCACGCCGTTTCTCCACCTCCTGAAGACGGGGATCTACGCCGAGGACGGGCGAATCGAGACCCGTCCGTTGCTCTCGGGCGAGGGTCGGGGGGTGCGGACACGTCTCGGGGACGGGTGGGCGGCGGGTACGGGAGCGCTTCGCTCCTTCACGTTCTCGAAGGCGGGACTCGCGCTGACGGGGGCGAGCCTCCTAGTGTTCGGTCTGGGCACCCTCGGGGGGTATCTCGCGGTCGGCGAGTTCGCCGTCGAGATGGGCGATATCGAGGACCCGACGGCGGTCTTCGGCGTGTTCCCGGTCGGCACCTTCGCCATGATCGCCGCGAACAACTGGCTGGTTGCGGTCGGCCAGACGTTCGCCGGCCTCGTGCTCGGCGCCCCGACGGTCGTGAACCTGCTGTTCAACGGCGCGATCGTCGGAATCGTCGCCGGGATCAGCGCCGACCTGCGCGTCGTCGCGGCGCTCGTCGTCCCGCACGCGCTGCTCGAGGTCCCCGCACTCGCGGTCTCGGGCGCGCTCGGCCTCCACCTCGGACGCGCGGGCTGGCGGCGTTTCCGGGGGACGCTCGACGACGCGACGCTCGCGGCGGAGATCCGCTCGGCGTTCTGGGTCCTCGTGGGACTGGCCGCGGTCTTCGTGGTCGCCGCGTTCGTCGAGGCCTTCCTCACCCCCCGGATCGCCGGCTGGCTCCTGTGA
- a CDS encoding sulfite exporter TauE/SafE family protein translates to MAFALGTGVLLALAVLSFLGGIIVSTIGPGGILIVTGLYLLTPLSSAEIAGTSSSTFVVGAMLGSAVYARSGEIDWRVAGVVGAAAAVGTWLGVQANAYLSRRLYGLILAAMLAAVGLNVLYREYRDLEPRIEIGREGRDLLAFVAIGLVIGVFGGLLGIGGAALSAPALVLVGVPMLATIAVTQVVVLCTALFTTANYLLLDAVVAPLVFLITAAYLGGVTLGWWLAHRIAADRLKLALGVVLLGLAASLVI, encoded by the coding sequence ATGGCATTCGCGCTCGGTACCGGAGTCCTCCTCGCCCTCGCCGTCCTCTCGTTTCTCGGCGGGATCATCGTCTCGACGATCGGTCCCGGCGGGATCCTCATCGTCACCGGCCTGTACCTCCTGACGCCGCTTTCGAGCGCTGAGATTGCGGGCACCTCCAGCTCGACGTTCGTCGTCGGCGCGATGCTCGGTAGCGCCGTCTACGCGCGCTCGGGCGAGATCGACTGGCGGGTCGCGGGCGTCGTGGGCGCCGCGGCCGCCGTCGGCACGTGGCTGGGGGTGCAGGCCAACGCGTACCTCTCGCGGAGGCTCTACGGACTGATTCTGGCCGCGATGCTCGCTGCGGTCGGACTCAACGTCCTCTATCGGGAGTACCGCGACCTCGAACCCCGTATCGAGATCGGGCGCGAGGGCCGGGATCTCCTCGCGTTCGTCGCGATCGGCCTCGTGATCGGCGTTTTTGGAGGACTCCTGGGAATCGGCGGGGCGGCGCTGTCGGCGCCGGCGCTCGTGCTCGTCGGCGTCCCGATGCTCGCGACCATCGCGGTCACGCAGGTCGTCGTCCTCTGTACCGCGCTGTTCACGACCGCGAACTACCTGCTGCTGGACGCGGTCGTCGCGCCGCTGGTCTTCCTGATCACGGCCGCCTATCTGGGGGGCGTCACGCTGGGGTGGTGGCTCGCCCATCGGATCGCGGCCGACCGGCTGAAACTCGCGCTCGGGGTCGTCCTGCTGGGCCTCGCCGCGTCGCTCGTGATCTGA
- the uvrB gene encoding excinuclease ABC subunit UvrB has translation MSNTSSGPLQPDRPEAEKPFRVEAPFEPAGDQPEAIEQLVSGYESGMDRQTLLGVTGSGKTNTVSWTVEGIQTPTLVIAHNKTLAAQLYEEFRNLFPDNAVEYFVSYYDYYQPEAYVEASDTYIDKDASINDEIDRLRHSATRSLLTRDDVIVVASVSAIYGLGDPRNYVDMSLRLEEGERIDRDELLKGLVDLNYERNDVDFTQGTFRVRGDTVEVFPMYGRYAVRVEFWGDEIDRLSKLDPLEGELKSEEPAVLVHPAEHYSIPEQRMEEAISEIEDDLEKRIRYFERNGDMLAAQRIEERTTFDIEMMRETGYCSGIENYSVYLSDRDPGDAPYTLLDYFPEDFLTVIDESHQTLPQIKGQYAGDKSRKDSLVENGFRLPTAYDNRPLTFEEFEERVGKRLYVSATPGEYEREVSDQVVEQIVRPTHLVDPAVSVQSADEQIDDLMARIRGRTERDERVLVTTLTKRMAEDLTEYLENAGVAVEYMHDETDTLERHELIRGLRLGEFDVLVGINLLREGLDIPEVSLVAILDADQQGFLRSRTTLIQTMGRAARNAEGEVVLYADETTDAMAEAIDETQRRRAIQREYNEEHGYTPTTIEKEVGETNLPGSKTDTSGVTGDAPEDAEAAQARIQALEERMNEAASNLEFELAADIRDRIRDLREEFDALSDEEGVVPEPDAEF, from the coding sequence ATGAGCAACACCAGTTCGGGCCCGCTCCAGCCCGACAGGCCGGAGGCCGAGAAGCCCTTCCGCGTCGAGGCCCCCTTCGAGCCAGCGGGCGACCAGCCCGAGGCGATCGAACAACTGGTCTCGGGCTACGAGTCGGGAATGGACCGCCAGACTCTCCTGGGTGTGACGGGCTCGGGAAAGACCAACACGGTGAGCTGGACCGTCGAAGGGATCCAGACCCCCACTTTAGTTATCGCCCACAACAAGACGCTCGCCGCCCAACTGTACGAGGAGTTCAGAAATCTCTTCCCGGATAACGCCGTCGAGTACTTCGTCTCGTACTACGACTACTACCAGCCCGAGGCCTACGTCGAGGCCTCCGATACCTACATCGACAAGGACGCCTCGATCAACGACGAGATAGATCGGTTGAGACACAGCGCCACCCGGTCGCTTCTGACCCGCGACGACGTGATCGTCGTCGCCTCCGTATCGGCCATCTACGGCCTTGGCGATCCGCGCAACTACGTCGACATGAGCCTCCGGCTCGAGGAGGGCGAGCGGATCGACCGCGACGAGTTGTTGAAGGGTCTGGTCGACCTGAACTACGAGCGAAACGACGTGGACTTCACGCAGGGGACCTTCCGCGTTCGCGGCGACACCGTCGAGGTCTTCCCGATGTACGGCCGCTACGCCGTCCGCGTGGAGTTCTGGGGCGACGAGATAGATAGGTTGAGCAAACTGGATCCCCTCGAAGGCGAACTCAAGAGCGAGGAACCCGCCGTCCTCGTTCACCCCGCCGAACACTACTCGATCCCCGAACAGCGCATGGAAGAGGCCATCTCGGAGATCGAGGACGATCTGGAGAAGCGGATCCGCTACTTCGAGCGAAACGGCGACATGCTCGCGGCCCAGCGCATCGAGGAGCGCACCACCTTCGACATCGAGATGATGCGCGAGACGGGCTACTGCTCGGGCATCGAGAACTACTCCGTCTACCTCTCGGATCGCGACCCCGGCGACGCCCCCTACACCCTGCTGGACTACTTCCCCGAGGACTTTTTGACCGTCATCGACGAGTCCCACCAGACCCTTCCTCAAATAAAGGGCCAGTACGCCGGCGACAAGTCGCGCAAGGACTCGCTGGTCGAGAACGGCTTTCGACTCCCCACCGCGTACGACAACCGCCCGCTGACGTTCGAGGAGTTCGAGGAACGGGTCGGAAAGCGCCTGTACGTCTCGGCCACGCCCGGCGAGTACGAACGCGAGGTGAGCGACCAGGTCGTCGAACAGATCGTCAGACCCACGCACCTCGTCGACCCCGCGGTCTCGGTCCAGTCGGCCGACGAGCAGATCGACGACCTGATGGCCCGGATCCGGGGGAGAACAGAGCGCGACGAGCGCGTGCTCGTCACGACGCTCACCAAGCGGATGGCCGAGGACCTCACCGAGTACCTCGAGAACGCGGGCGTCGCGGTGGAGTACATGCACGACGAGACCGACACCTTGGAGCGCCACGAACTCATCCGCGGCCTTCGACTCGGCGAGTTCGACGTTCTTGTAGGTATTAACCTCCTCCGGGAGGGATTGGACATCCCCGAGGTCTCCTTGGTAGCGATCCTCGACGCCGACCAGCAGGGGTTCCTCCGCTCGCGGACCACCCTGATCCAGACGATGGGGCGGGCCGCGAGAAACGCCGAGGGCGAGGTCGTCCTCTACGCCGACGAGACGACCGACGCGATGGCCGAGGCCATCGACGAGACCCAACGGCGCCGGGCGATCCAGCGCGAGTACAACGAGGAACACGGCTACACGCCGACGACCATCGAGAAGGAGGTCGGCGAGACCAACCTGCCGGGCAGTAAGACCGACACTTCGGGTGTGACCGGCGACGCGCCCGAGGACGCCGAGGCCGCACAGGCCCGGATCCAGGCCCTCGAGGAGCGGATGAACGAGGCCGCGAGCAACCTCGAGTTCGAACTCGCCGCCGACATCCGCGACCGGATCCGCGACCTGCGCGAGGAGTTCGACGCGCTCTCCGACGAGGAGGGCGTCGTCCCCGAACCCGACGCCGAGTTCTGA
- a CDS encoding MarR family transcriptional regulator: protein MADDADEGSASSVLRSKRDATRYQILVQIAERQPAVSQQEIADAIGVTAQAVSDYLGGLVEEGFVEKGGRGRYEVSKEGVDWLISRTDELRAFTAHVAEDVIGQVEVETAIATDAIEEGEPVTLSMAGGVLRATPGEDGGATAVAVTSATEGRDVGITDFQGVLDYELGEVTIVSLPTVVDGGSAAADPGVIADYATGHDLVAVAGAEAVAAARVAEIDPEIRFGTPEAVREAATKGLDVLLLAAADRLAAHTETLREGTVGYEMVEAADR, encoded by the coding sequence ATGGCGGACGACGCCGACGAGGGGAGCGCTTCGAGCGTCCTGCGGAGCAAGCGCGACGCCACGCGCTATCAGATCCTCGTCCAGATCGCCGAACGCCAGCCTGCAGTCAGCCAACAGGAGATCGCGGACGCCATCGGCGTCACCGCCCAGGCGGTCAGCGACTACCTGGGGGGACTGGTCGAGGAGGGGTTCGTCGAGAAGGGCGGGCGCGGACGGTACGAAGTGAGCAAGGAGGGCGTCGACTGGCTGATCTCCCGGACCGACGAACTCCGGGCGTTTACGGCCCACGTCGCGGAGGACGTCATCGGCCAGGTCGAGGTCGAGACGGCGATCGCGACCGACGCGATCGAGGAGGGCGAACCGGTCACGCTGTCGATGGCGGGGGGCGTCCTCCGGGCGACGCCCGGCGAGGACGGGGGTGCGACGGCCGTCGCGGTCACGAGCGCAACCGAGGGACGGGACGTCGGGATCACCGACTTCCAGGGGGTTCTCGACTACGAGTTGGGCGAGGTCACGATCGTCTCGCTCCCGACGGTGGTCGACGGCGGGAGCGCGGCCGCCGACCCCGGGGTGATCGCCGACTACGCCACGGGGCACGACCTGGTGGCGGTCGCGGGCGCCGAGGCGGTCGCGGCGGCCCGAGTAGCCGAGATCGATCCCGAGATCCGGTTCGGCACCCCTGAAGCAGTGCGAGAAGCGGCGACGAAGGGACTGGACGTCCTCCTGTTGGCCGCCGCCGACCGACTGGCGGCCCACACCGAGACGCTGCGCGAGGGGACCGTCGGCTACGAGATGGTCGAGGCCGCCGACCGTTAG
- a CDS encoding magnesium transporter — protein MSHDTALEVYRGALPVVLVSLVAGLFAGTILGSETMRAGIESVPGLLLLLPAFLATRGGVYGSLGARLSSGLHQGVIEPRFEYDERLANAVVASFVNGMAVSAFIACVAFLVLAFSGGGGSLLQLLGIMLVAGFLSALLMLSVLVSVVLVGYRRGYDPDNVVGPLVTTLGDVFGVFFLLVGVVVVGWFV, from the coding sequence ATGTCCCACGACACGGCACTGGAGGTCTATCGCGGCGCGCTTCCGGTCGTTCTGGTCAGCCTCGTCGCCGGGCTGTTCGCGGGAACGATCCTCGGGAGCGAGACGATGCGCGCGGGGATCGAGAGCGTTCCCGGGCTGCTCCTGTTGCTCCCGGCGTTTCTGGCGACACGCGGCGGCGTCTACGGCTCGCTGGGCGCGCGCCTCTCGAGCGGCCTCCACCAGGGCGTGATCGAACCCCGCTTCGAGTACGACGAACGCCTCGCGAACGCGGTCGTCGCCTCGTTCGTCAACGGGATGGCCGTCTCGGCGTTCATCGCCTGCGTGGCCTTCCTCGTCCTCGCGTTCTCGGGAGGCGGGGGCAGCCTCCTGCAACTGCTCGGGATCATGCTCGTCGCGGGCTTTTTGAGCGCGCTGCTCATGCTCTCGGTGCTCGTGAGCGTCGTCCTCGTCGGCTACCGGCGGGGGTACGACCCCGACAACGTCGTCGGCCCGCTCGTGACGACGCTGGGCGACGTCTTCGGCGTGTTCTTCCTGCTGGTCGGCGTGGTGGTCGTCGGGTGGTTCGTGTGA
- a CDS encoding magnesium transporter, whose product MSDRLDGFYEDLLGEDDDPLEEWSARTIVTTMLPLLAALSVLQMVSGSVLQTFEETLLAYPSLLVLVPVQIGTAGNLASIMCARLSTQLHLGTFELDPSNPDVRANTLAILGLAATVFLAVGIAAWAIGRVLDGSLGFLEVLTISMVSGMALAVLVVVLSVLSVWGSFRLGYNPDDTTIPIVTNVCDIVGVLILFAVASVVI is encoded by the coding sequence ATGAGCGACCGGCTCGACGGGTTCTACGAGGACCTGCTCGGGGAGGACGACGACCCTCTCGAGGAGTGGTCGGCCCGGACGATCGTGACGACGATGCTCCCGCTGCTCGCGGCGCTGTCGGTCCTCCAGATGGTCTCGGGGTCGGTCCTCCAGACCTTCGAGGAGACGCTGCTCGCGTATCCGTCGCTTCTCGTCCTCGTCCCCGTCCAGATCGGCACCGCGGGCAACCTCGCCTCGATCATGTGCGCGCGCCTGTCGACCCAGCTCCACCTCGGAACGTTCGAACTCGACCCCTCGAACCCCGACGTCCGTGCGAACACGCTCGCGATCCTCGGACTCGCGGCCACCGTCTTCCTCGCGGTCGGGATCGCCGCGTGGGCGATCGGGCGGGTGCTCGACGGCAGTCTGGGATTCCTCGAAGTCCTCACGATCTCGATGGTCAGCGGGATGGCGCTCGCGGTCCTCGTGGTCGTCCTCAGCGTGCTCTCGGTGTGGGGGTCGTTCCGGCTGGGCTACAACCCCGACGACACCACCATCCCGATCGTCACCAACGTCTGTGACATCGTCGGCGTGTTGATCCTCTTCGCCGTGGCGAGCGTCGTGATCTGA
- a CDS encoding magnesium transporter: MSLSPPDVQQSIATSATPAARFLDLPGAQQRRLFFTLPETVQQSVVDDMSRDQLQRFVRRLDPDEATDVLGLVDEETRGAVLRRLDENRREKVEFLLEFSPESAAGMMHLDYVVVGHDSGFEAVARRVRRYEDRTGRFPTVFVVGDDGLLGELPGHTLALIDHDSAYVTEYLRPIPTIRYDRPDEDVLDVFRSNPGSKVAVLDEDDDVLGVIYADDILRAIEEEAGETLYEFTGVAEEESVLDGPLAKIRSRYKWLILNLGTAFLAAAVVGLFEDVIAAFTLLAVYMPVVAGMGGNAGTQSMAVTVRGIALEQVSLPTGGRVVLNEVIAGGANGLITGVLVAVIASVFNQSPLLGLVIGVSMVLNLIIAGFFGAVIPLGLDRLDLDPATSATIFITTATDVLGFFVFLGLATLVV; encoded by the coding sequence ATGTCCCTCTCCCCGCCGGACGTCCAGCAGTCGATCGCCACGTCCGCGACGCCCGCGGCGCGGTTCCTGGACCTCCCGGGCGCCCAGCAGCGCCGGCTGTTCTTCACGCTCCCCGAGACGGTCCAACAGTCGGTCGTCGACGACATGAGCCGCGACCAGCTCCAGCGGTTCGTCCGCAGGCTCGACCCCGACGAGGCGACGGACGTCCTCGGACTGGTCGACGAGGAGACCCGGGGGGCGGTCCTCCGGCGCCTCGACGAGAACCGCCGCGAGAAGGTCGAGTTCCTCCTCGAGTTCAGCCCCGAGAGCGCCGCCGGGATGATGCACCTCGACTACGTCGTCGTCGGCCACGACAGCGGTTTCGAGGCGGTCGCCCGGCGCGTCCGGCGCTACGAGGACCGGACCGGGCGCTTCCCGACGGTGTTCGTCGTCGGCGACGACGGGCTCCTGGGCGAACTCCCGGGGCACACGCTGGCGCTGATCGACCACGACTCGGCGTACGTGACCGAGTACCTCCGTCCCATCCCCACCATCAGGTACGACAGGCCCGACGAGGACGTCCTCGACGTGTTCCGCTCGAACCCCGGAAGCAAGGTCGCCGTCCTCGACGAGGACGACGACGTACTGGGAGTCATCTACGCCGACGACATCCTCCGGGCCATCGAGGAGGAAGCCGGCGAGACCTTGTATGAGTTCACCGGCGTCGCCGAGGAGGAGAGCGTCCTCGACGGGCCGCTCGCGAAGATCCGCAGCCGCTACAAGTGGCTCATCCTGAACCTCGGGACGGCGTTCCTGGCCGCCGCGGTCGTCGGCCTGTTCGAGGACGTCATCGCGGCGTTCACGCTGCTCGCGGTGTACATGCCCGTCGTCGCCGGGATGGGCGGGAACGCGGGCACCCAGTCGATGGCGGTGACGGTCCGCGGTATCGCGCTCGAACAGGTCTCGCTGCCGACCGGCGGGCGCGTCGTTCTCAACGAGGTGATCGCCGGCGGTGCCAACGGCCTCATCACGGGCGTCCTCGTGGCGGTCATCGCCTCGGTGTTCAACCAGAGCCCGCTTCTGGGGCTGGTGATCGGCGTCTCGATGGTGCTGAACCTGATCATCGCCGGCTTCTTCGGGGCCGTCATCCCGCTCGGGCTGGACCGCCTCGATCTGGACCCGGCCACCTCGGCCACCATCTTCATCACGACCGCGACGGACGTCCTCGGCTTCTTCGTCTTCCTCGGACTGGCAACGCTCGTCGTCTGA
- a CDS encoding Zn-ribbon domain-containing protein has product MPHQCTECGHTFADGSKEMLSGCPECGGNKFQFLPEGADRSPARSPPEPAEPAAEPEELHEPDEPTVGADREDSAQADARSSMVDADELSEAASEPASEPAPDEPTDLAQLREELNDQFESIRIVDHGQYELNLMELYKREEFIIALQENGRYVIEVPESFRRGPEN; this is encoded by the coding sequence GTGCCCCACCAGTGTACCGAGTGCGGCCACACCTTCGCGGACGGCTCGAAGGAGATGCTCTCGGGCTGTCCGGAGTGTGGCGGCAACAAGTTCCAGTTCCTCCCCGAGGGCGCCGACCGCTCCCCGGCCCGGTCGCCGCCCGAGCCGGCCGAGCCGGCGGCCGAACCCGAAGAGCTCCACGAACCCGACGAACCGACCGTCGGGGCCGACCGCGAGGACAGCGCGCAGGCCGACGCCCGCTCCTCGATGGTCGACGCCGACGAACTGTCGGAGGCGGCGAGCGAACCCGCATCCGAACCCGCCCCCGACGAACCGACCGACCTCGCCCAACTGCGCGAGGAGTTGAACGACCAGTTCGAGAGTATCCGGATCGTGGATCACGGCCAGTACGAACTCAACCTGATGGAGCTCTACAAGCGCGAGGAGTTCATTATCGCCCTCCAGGAGAACGGCCGGTACGTCATCGAGGTGCCCGAGTCGTTCCGGCGCGGCCCCGAGAACTGA
- a CDS encoding adenosine deaminase, which produces MSQATKIVVGTVAVSAAVSFVLVAYYTLLV; this is translated from the coding sequence ATGAGCCAAGCTACGAAGATCGTCGTGGGAACGGTCGCCGTCTCGGCGGCGGTATCGTTCGTGCTGGTCGCGTACTACACGCTCCTCGTCTGA
- a CDS encoding excinuclease ABC subunit C, which translates to MDGAELRERAATLPHEPGVYQFLADGTTLYVGKAVDLRDRVRSYADPRGERIRRMVRGAEAIDFAVTDTETQALLLEANLIKRHQPRYNVRLKDDKSYPLVQLTNHEFPRIEITRDPDPAATAFGPFTDKGVVEVVVKALREVYGVRGCSDHKFSGRARPCLDHDIGLCTAPCTGEIGREAYIEDVESVKRFFAGETGVLADPLRRRMERAAQEQSFERAASLRDRLEAVEGFHEGRGEAVHDANDARRVDVLGVATEGERAVVARLHAEGGQLVDRERHHLSIPDASDGHAGVLAAFVAQYYAERELPDALLVPEDPADDELREWLEGEGVDLRVPGAGREATLVDLAIKNARRSDYSDDPVSALAEALSMDRPERIEGFDVSHAQGRSVVGSNVLFVGGEADTSGYRRKKLDERNDDYANMRALVRWRALRAVEGRDDRPDPDLLLVDGGEGQLDAAREALREVGWDVPAIGLAKAEELVVTPDGPLDWPSDATHLHLLQRVRDEAHRFAVQYHQTLRDDVSTVLDDVPGVGPKTRTALLRRFGSVEGIRKASPADLRSVEGVGEKTARTISERL; encoded by the coding sequence ATGGACGGGGCCGAACTCAGGGAGCGCGCAGCGACGCTGCCGCACGAGCCGGGGGTCTACCAGTTCCTCGCGGACGGGACGACGCTGTACGTCGGGAAGGCCGTCGACCTGCGCGACCGGGTACGCTCGTACGCCGACCCCAGAGGCGAGCGCATCCGCCGGATGGTACGGGGTGCCGAGGCGATCGACTTCGCGGTGACGGACACCGAGACGCAGGCCCTACTTCTGGAGGCGAACCTGATCAAGCGCCACCAGCCCCGCTACAACGTCCGGCTGAAGGACGACAAGTCCTACCCGCTGGTACAGCTCACGAACCACGAGTTCCCCCGGATCGAGATCACGCGCGACCCGGATCCGGCCGCCACCGCCTTCGGCCCCTTCACGGACAAGGGGGTCGTCGAAGTGGTGGTGAAGGCGCTTCGGGAGGTCTACGGCGTGCGGGGCTGTTCGGACCACAAGTTCTCGGGCAGAGCGCGGCCCTGTCTCGATCACGACATCGGGCTGTGTACCGCGCCCTGTACCGGCGAGATCGGGCGCGAGGCGTATATCGAGGACGTCGAGTCCGTCAAGCGCTTCTTCGCGGGCGAGACCGGCGTGCTGGCCGATCCCCTCAGGCGGCGCATGGAGCGGGCCGCCCAGGAGCAGTCCTTCGAGCGCGCGGCGAGCCTTCGGGATCGGCTGGAGGCGGTCGAGGGCTTTCACGAAGGGCGGGGCGAGGCCGTCCACGACGCGAACGACGCGCGCCGCGTCGACGTCCTCGGGGTGGCGACCGAGGGCGAGCGCGCTGTCGTCGCCCGCCTCCACGCGGAGGGCGGCCAACTGGTCGACCGCGAGCGCCACCACCTCTCGATCCCCGACGCGAGCGACGGCCACGCGGGCGTTCTCGCCGCCTTCGTCGCGCAGTACTACGCCGAGCGCGAGTTGCCCGACGCCCTGTTGGTCCCCGAGGACCCCGCGGACGACGAACTCCGCGAGTGGCTCGAGGGCGAGGGCGTCGACCTCCGGGTGCCCGGCGCGGGCCGCGAGGCCACCCTCGTGGACCTGGCGATCAAGAACGCCCGCCGAAGCGACTACAGCGACGACCCCGTGAGCGCGCTGGCCGAGGCGCTCTCGATGGATCGTCCGGAACGCATCGAGGGGTTCGACGTGAGCCACGCGCAGGGCAGGTCGGTGGTCGGGAGCAACGTGCTGTTCGTCGGCGGCGAGGCCGACACGTCGGGGTACCGCCGGAAGAAACTCGACGAGCGAAACGACGACTACGCCAACATGCGCGCGCTCGTGCGCTGGCGCGCGCTGCGGGCGGTCGAGGGCCGCGACGACCGCCCCGACCCCGATCTCTTACTCGTTGACGGCGGGGAGGGACAACTCGACGCCGCACGCGAGGCGCTTCGCGAGGTCGGCTGGGACGTCCCCGCGATCGGCCTCGCGAAGGCCGAGGAACTCGTCGTAACGCCCGACGGCCCGCTCGACTGGCCCTCGGACGCCACCCATCTCCACCTCCTCCAGCGGGTGCGCGACGAGGCCCACCGCTTCGCGGTCCAGTACCACCAGACGCTCCGGGACGACGTCTCGACCGTCCTCGACGACGTGCCGGGAGTCGGCCCGAAGACGCGGACGGCGCTACTGAGGAGGTTCGGCAGCGTCGAGGGGATCAGGAAGGCCTCCCCGGCGGACCTCCGGAGCGTCGAGGGCGTGGGGGAAAAGACGGCGCGAACGATATCCGAGCGGCTCTAA
- a CDS encoding class I SAM-dependent methyltransferase produces the protein MSVREEFDEWAAEGRDRGMEERHWHTAKHALVRMPVEEGETVFDLGTGSGYALRALREATGAGRGYGLDGSPEMARNARSYTDDSSISFLIGDFDSLPLAADSVDHAFSMEAFYYASDPIQTLSELARILRPGGTFFCAVNYYEENVHSHDWQEDIAVEMTRWSRAEYREAFREAGFHVAEQDAIPDREIEIPDECEFPTDGWEARDEMVERYRTYGTLLTVGVVP, from the coding sequence ATGAGCGTCCGCGAGGAGTTCGACGAGTGGGCCGCCGAGGGGCGGGACCGGGGCATGGAGGAGCGCCACTGGCACACCGCGAAACACGCGCTGGTGCGCATGCCCGTCGAGGAGGGCGAGACGGTCTTCGACCTCGGGACCGGCAGCGGCTACGCGCTCCGGGCGCTTCGCGAGGCCACGGGCGCGGGCCGGGGCTACGGGCTCGACGGCTCGCCCGAGATGGCGCGAAACGCCCGCTCGTACACCGACGATTCCTCTATCTCCTTCCTGATCGGCGACTTCGACTCCCTCCCGCTCGCGGCCGACTCGGTGGACCACGCCTTCTCGATGGAGGCGTTCTACTACGCGAGCGATCCCATCCAGACCCTCTCGGAACTCGCCCGGATCCTCCGGCCCGGCGGCACGTTCTTCTGTGCCGTGAACTACTACGAGGAGAACGTCCACTCCCACGACTGGCAGGAGGACATCGCCGTCGAGATGACCCGCTGGTCGCGCGCGGAGTACCGCGAGGCGTTCCGGGAGGCGGGCTTTCACGTCGCCGAGCAGGACGCCATCCCCGACCGCGAGATCGAGATCCCGGACGAGTGCGAGTTCCCGACCGACGGCTGGGAGGCCAGGGACGAAATGGTCGAGCGCTACCGGACCTACGGGACCCTGCTGACGGTCGGCGTCGTCCCGTAG